In one Leptospira fletcheri genomic region, the following are encoded:
- a CDS encoding cobalamin-binding protein: MGPKRIVCLTEETTELLYLLGEEDRIVGISAYTVRPLKAKEEKPRVSAFISGNVRKIKELKPDLVIGFSDIQADLARDLIQEGLNVLVTNQRSLEEIFEAIRLVGGLVGKDKESAALIDGYRGKLENVRKNSSNKSKPKVFFQEWDEPVITGIRWVSELIEIVGGKDCFGDFREKTLAKDRIVSLQDVADADPDIIVGCWCGKPLDFEWVRTRREWQNVSALKNEKIFEMDPAIILQPGPALFEEGLFELEKIMKEFESPKTH; encoded by the coding sequence ATGGGACCTAAAAGAATCGTCTGTCTGACGGAGGAAACTACGGAACTCCTCTACCTGCTCGGGGAGGAGGATCGTATCGTAGGTATTTCGGCGTATACGGTCAGACCACTGAAAGCGAAAGAAGAAAAACCTAGAGTCTCAGCCTTTATAAGCGGTAACGTTAGAAAAATAAAAGAACTAAAACCGGATTTAGTCATCGGATTTTCCGATATACAGGCCGATCTCGCTCGCGATCTGATCCAAGAAGGTCTGAACGTTTTGGTTACGAACCAACGAAGTCTAGAAGAGATTTTCGAAGCGATTCGATTGGTTGGGGGATTGGTGGGAAAAGACAAGGAGTCCGCCGCATTGATCGACGGATATCGCGGAAAGTTGGAGAACGTTCGAAAGAATTCGTCAAATAAATCCAAACCTAAGGTTTTCTTCCAGGAATGGGATGAGCCCGTTATTACCGGAATCCGCTGGGTTTCCGAATTGATCGAAATCGTCGGAGGCAAGGATTGCTTCGGCGATTTTCGGGAAAAAACCTTGGCAAAGGATAGAATTGTTTCGTTGCAGGATGTAGCCGATGCGGATCCCGACATCATCGTCGGTTGTTGGTGCGGTAAGCCTCTGGATTTCGAATGGGTTAGAACCAGGCGGGAATGGCAAAACGTTTCGGCGTTGAAAAACGAAAAGATTTTCGAGATGGATCCGGCGATTATTCTGCAGCCGGGACCGGCTTTATTCGAAGAGGGTCTTTTTGAACTCGAGAAAATTATGAAAGAGTTCGAATCACCCAAAACCCATTAA